TAAGATACTTCGAGAATCACGCAATCTTTTATCCCGCTAGACAAATAGAGTTTCTTCCCCGAGATAGCGGCTTGGATTTTGAGGATGTATTTTTTAAAACCAGGGACAATATAGAACTCAATGCTTGGTTTATTCCTTCGCCAAAAGCGAGGTTTACCATACTCTTCTGCCACGGAAATGCCGGCAACATCAGCCATCGACTTGAGAAGATACTTTTTTTCCATAGCTTGGGATGTAATGTTTTCATATTTGACTATCGTGGATACGGCTTAAGTAAAGGCAGACCCTCTGAGAAAGGTTTGTATCTCGATACCCAGGCAGCTTTTGATTATTTGTTATCTCGCGGGATAAGCCAAGAGCAGATTATCGGGTACGGGGAGTCCATTGGCAGTGCGGCAATCATCGACCTTGCCTCCATACGCCCTATGCGTGCGTTGATTACAGAGGGCGCTTTCTCAAACGGTAAGGATATGGCAAGATACGC
This region of Candidatus Omnitrophota bacterium genomic DNA includes:
- a CDS encoding alpha/beta hydrolase, with amino-acid sequence MDFEDVFFKTRDNIELNAWFIPSPKARFTILFCHGNAGNISHRLEKILFFHSLGCNVFIFDYRGYGLSKGRPSEKGLYLDTQAAFDYLLSRGISQEQIIGYGESIGSAAIIDLASIRPMRALITEGAFSNGKDMARYAFPFLPYWIFSLRLDSENKIRSVKITKLMIHSLNDEIVPFKLGKKLYDAAPAPKELFEIRGGHNSCFFDSQNILKERMGDFLDKLIK